One Fusarium falciforme chromosome 12, complete sequence DNA window includes the following coding sequences:
- a CDS encoding Stress-response A/B barrel domain-containing protein, with amino-acid sequence MAGQITRVTLFKIPKEEDQQRLLDLYKEMPQKATKNGKPYIVSVKAGKAAPDQRAQDFTVVALSTFSSIDDFNYYDTECAAHGDLKQFAKTVNQGVAMVFFENVVV; translated from the exons ATGGCAGGACAAATCACACGTGTCACTCTCTTCAAGATccccaaggaagaagaccAGCAACGGCTGCTGGATCTCTACAAAGAGATGCCGCAAAAGGCAACGAAG AACGGAAAGCCATACATCGTCTCAGTCAAGGCTGGAAAGGCAGCGCCTGATCAACGCGCCCAGGACTTCACCGTCGTTGCCCTGTCCACCTTTAGCTCTATAGACGACTTCAACTACTACGACACGGAGTGCGCTGCTCATGGAGACCTGAAGCAGTTCGCCAAGACGGTCAATCAAGGAGTTGCCATGGTGTTCTTTGAGAATGTGGTCGTGTAG